A region of Ochotona princeps isolate mOchPri1 chromosome 9, mOchPri1.hap1, whole genome shotgun sequence DNA encodes the following proteins:
- the LOC101532757 gene encoding ferritin heavy chain-like: MTTASPSQVRQNYHQDSEAAINRQINLELYASYVYLSMSYYFDRDDVALKNFAKYFLHQSHEEREHAEKLMKLQNQRGGRIFLQDIKKPDRDDWENGLDAMECALHLEQSVNQSLLELHKLATDKNDPHLCDIIETQYLDEQVKAIKELGDHVTNLRRTGAPTAGMAEYLFDKHTLGHSDNQS; this comes from the coding sequence ATGACCACCGCGTCCCCCTCGCAGGTGCGCCAGAACTACCACCAGGACTCAGAGGCCGCCATCAACCGCCAGATCAACCTGGAGCTGTACGCCTCCTATGTCTACCTGTCCATGTCTTACTACTTTGACCGTGATGATGTGGCTTTGAAGAACTTTGCCAAGTACTTCCTCCACCAGTCTCATGAGGAGAGGGAACATGCGGAGAAACTGATGAAGCTGCAGAACCAGCGCGGGGGCCGGATCTTCCTTCAGGACATCAAGAAACCAGACCGTGATGACTGGGAGAATGGCCTGGATGCAATGGAGTGTGCATTGCACCTGGAACAAAGTGTCAATCAGTCACTACTGGAACTGCACAAACTGGCCACTGACAAGAATGACCCCCATTTGTGTGACATCATCGAGACTCAATACCTGGATGAGCAGGTGAAGGCCATCAAGGAACTGGGCGACCATGTGACCAACCTGCGCAGGACGGGAGCCCCCACGGCTGGCATGGCAGAGTACCTCTTCGACAAGCACACCCTGGGACACAGTGATAACCAGAGCTAA